The Halalkalicoccus sp. NIPERK01 region ACGCGTCGTCGAGGAGAACCGCTTCACCATTGCCGTCACCTTCCCGCTGGTCGGGGTCGCCCTCCTGATCGCCGGCAGGGAGGGGCTGGTCCCCGCCGCCCTTGCGATGAACCCCTACCTGTTGATCGGGGCCAACCTCGTGATGGTCTCGCCGCTCGTGGCCGGGCTCACCCCGCTGATCGACCGGCGTGCGGCCCTCGGACTCTCGGCCCTCGCGCTGTTTACGTGGGGGATCGAACTGGCGGGCGTTCTCACCGGGCTGCCCTACGGCGAGTTTTCTTATGGTGTGGAACTCGGCCCGATGCTGTTCGGGCTGGTGCCCCTCGGGCTTCCCGTCTTCTACTTCCCCATCCTCCTGAACAGCTACCTGCTCGCGTTGCTGTTCCTCGGAACCCCCTCGTTCCCCCGGCGGTTCGCGCTCACGCTGGGGGTCGTGCTCGCGCTCGACCTGATCCTCGACCCCGGCGCGGTCGCGCTCGGCTTCTGGGGGTGGGCGTCGCCGGGAGGCTACTACGGCGTGCCCGCGATCAACTACCTCGGCTGGCTCCTCAGCGGGTCGGTCGCCATCGCGATCCTCCAGCGCTCGCTCGATCACGGGGCCGTCCTCGCCCAACTGGAGGGCTGTGGGTTCTTCCTCGACGACCTGGTGAGCTTCCTCGTGCTCTGGGGGCTGATCAACGCCTACTTCGGGAACTGGGTGCCCGTCGCGCTGGCGCTGGGGCTCGCCGGGACCCTGCTCACGAGCGACTGGTTCGACTTCGACGTCCTGTAGGTCGTACCGTCGGTCAGAGGAACTTCGACGGGCCATAGCGCGCATGAATCCCGCCTGTCAACGGCCGATTTAGACCGATTTACGGGGTTATGACCGACGGTATCAGCGCGTAGGCAGGCTCTCGTGGTGGTGTTCGGTGGTACGACTGGTTCGGTCGGGGACGGCGCTGACCCGATCGAAGACCGCCTCGGGGTCGCTGTTCCACTGCCAGTGCCAGCGCACGAGGGCGACGAGCCACAGTTTCCGGAGCGTCCCCAGTTCGGGTTCGTTGTTCAGGACGTCGTACCCACACCGCCGGATCAGCCGGTGGTGTTCGGCGTAGAGGACGGCCGCAAGCAGGACG contains the following coding sequences:
- the cruF gene encoding bisanhydrobacterioruberin hydratase; the protein is MSEPAVATPRARVESTLERVVEENRFTIAVTFPLVGVALLIAGREGLVPAALAMNPYLLIGANLVMVSPLVAGLTPLIDRRAALGLSALALFTWGIELAGVLTGLPYGEFSYGVELGPMLFGLVPLGLPVFYFPILLNSYLLALLFLGTPSFPRRFALTLGVVLALDLILDPGAVALGFWGWASPGGYYGVPAINYLGWLLSGSVAIAILQRSLDHGAVLAQLEGCGFFLDDLVSFLVLWGLINAYFGNWVPVALALGLAGTLLTSDWFDFDVL